Proteins encoded together in one Kitasatospora albolonga window:
- a CDS encoding phosphoribosyltransferase, with the protein MRDWWREVCGLVLPVSCAGCGRPRTELCAVCGAALSGAPPRRVRPSPRPAGLPVVHAAAPYENAVRAVLLAHKERGALGLAGPLGRALAAAVRAGTGRMGAEGPLLLVPVPSARPATAARGHDPVRRIARAAADELRRSGRPARVLPVLRQRRAVADQSGLGAYRRRLNLAGALEVATGGERLLVPGRVVLVDDLLTTGSTLAEAARAVTEVLGGGRGPAGGDVCTAAVVSASPSAFEINRN; encoded by the coding sequence GTGCGGGATTGGTGGCGGGAGGTCTGCGGCCTGGTCCTGCCGGTGTCCTGTGCGGGCTGCGGCAGACCGCGTACGGAGCTGTGCGCGGTGTGCGGGGCCGCGCTGAGCGGTGCGCCGCCCCGTCGTGTGCGCCCCTCGCCCCGGCCCGCCGGACTGCCGGTGGTCCATGCGGCGGCGCCCTACGAGAACGCCGTACGCGCGGTGCTGCTGGCCCACAAGGAGCGCGGGGCACTCGGGCTCGCCGGACCGCTCGGACGGGCCCTGGCGGCCGCCGTACGGGCCGGGACGGGGCGCATGGGAGCCGAGGGGCCCCTGCTGCTGGTCCCCGTTCCCTCCGCGCGCCCGGCGACCGCCGCGCGCGGCCATGATCCGGTGCGCCGGATCGCCCGGGCGGCCGCGGACGAACTGCGGCGCTCGGGCCGGCCCGCCCGGGTGCTCCCGGTCCTGCGGCAGCGCCGCGCGGTGGCCGACCAGTCGGGTCTGGGGGCGTACCGGCGGCGGCTGAATCTCGCCGGGGCGCTGGAGGTGGCGACCGGGGGAGAGCGGCTGCTCGTCCCCGGGAGGGTGGTCCTGGTGGACGACCTGTTGACGACGGGATCGACGCTGGCCGAGGCGGCGCGGGCCGTCACCGAGGTGCTCGGGGGCGGCCGGGGCCC
- a CDS encoding two-component sensor histidine kinase — protein MARGSAAPIPGEPGVRAERAAGPGRKASRMSRFLRGGRLFQDRTPGGPVPRLLMRWVRRPLLPAVRLWRRNLQLRVVAGTLLMSIAVVLLLGFVVIGQVRNGLLDAKGKAAQTQAAGGFAAAQERANASPAPGGQGTDGPDGMTASTSWRTELVDQLASGGKNAFNVVALSADSVSEGAGSRAPRGSGSVEAASVPERLRQDVGKGQGAFQTYSLIRYSNGNESQPGLVVGKRLYDIDQQPYELYYLFPLTQEEKSLALVKTTLATAGLFVVVLLGAIAWFVVRQVVTPVRMAAGIAERLSAGKLQERMKVTGEDDIARLGEAFNKMAQSLQLKIQQLEELSRMQRRFVSDVSHELRTPLTTVRMAADVIHEARADFDPVTARSAELLGDQLDRFESLLSDLLEISRFDAGAAALEAEPIDLRTVVHRVIGGAEPLAERKGTRILVVGDEQPVIAEADARRVERVLRNLVVNAVEHGEGRDVVVRMGVAQGAVAVAVRDYGVGLKPGEATRVFNRFWRADPARARTTGGTGLGLSIAVEDARLHGGWLQAWGEPGGGSQFRLTLPRTADEPLRGSPIPLEPEDSRRNREDRERGEAPTGENRLVSVPNQSGAAERSPLTVPGRAVSVPHPAPASVHPAALPGNGARVVARPAPERSGGAGLPTQDSDQEDTTRGY, from the coding sequence ATGGCTCGAGGCAGCGCCGCTCCGATCCCCGGGGAGCCGGGAGTCCGTGCGGAGCGGGCTGCCGGTCCGGGACGGAAGGCTTCTCGTATGAGCCGTTTCCTGCGGGGCGGCCGGTTGTTCCAGGACCGGACGCCCGGCGGGCCCGTACCGCGTCTGCTGATGCGGTGGGTACGCCGTCCGCTGCTGCCCGCCGTGCGGTTGTGGCGGCGCAATCTGCAGCTCCGCGTCGTCGCGGGCACCCTGCTGATGTCGATCGCCGTGGTGCTGCTGCTCGGCTTCGTCGTGATCGGGCAGGTCCGCAACGGGCTGCTCGACGCGAAGGGCAAGGCCGCCCAGACCCAGGCCGCCGGTGGTTTCGCCGCCGCCCAGGAGAGGGCGAACGCCTCCCCGGCCCCGGGCGGGCAGGGCACCGACGGGCCCGACGGCATGACCGCCAGCACCTCGTGGCGCACCGAGCTCGTCGACCAGCTCGCCAGCGGCGGCAAGAACGCCTTCAACGTGGTCGCACTCAGCGCGGACTCGGTGAGCGAGGGCGCGGGCAGCCGGGCCCCGCGCGGTTCGGGCAGCGTCGAGGCCGCCAGTGTGCCCGAGCGTCTGCGGCAGGACGTGGGCAAGGGGCAGGGCGCTTTCCAGACGTACTCCTTGATCAGGTATTCGAACGGCAACGAGTCCCAGCCGGGCCTCGTCGTCGGCAAGCGGCTCTACGACATCGACCAGCAGCCCTACGAGCTCTACTACCTCTTCCCGCTCACGCAGGAGGAGAAGTCCCTGGCGCTGGTCAAAACGACCCTGGCGACCGCCGGACTCTTCGTCGTCGTGCTGCTCGGGGCCATCGCCTGGTTCGTGGTGCGGCAGGTCGTCACCCCGGTGCGGATGGCGGCCGGCATCGCCGAACGGCTCTCCGCCGGGAAGCTCCAGGAGCGGATGAAGGTCACCGGCGAGGACGACATCGCCCGGCTCGGCGAAGCCTTCAACAAGATGGCGCAGAGCCTCCAGCTGAAGATCCAGCAGCTGGAGGAGCTCTCCCGGATGCAGCGGCGCTTCGTCTCCGACGTCTCGCACGAGCTGAGGACCCCGCTCACGACCGTACGGATGGCCGCCGACGTCATCCATGAGGCGCGCGCCGACTTCGACCCCGTCACCGCGCGCTCCGCCGAACTGCTCGGCGATCAGCTCGACCGCTTCGAGTCGCTGCTCTCCGATCTGCTGGAGATCAGCCGGTTCGACGCGGGCGCCGCGGCGCTGGAGGCCGAGCCGATAGACCTGCGGACCGTGGTGCACCGGGTGATCGGCGGCGCCGAACCCCTCGCCGAGCGCAAGGGCACCCGCATCCTCGTCGTCGGCGACGAGCAGCCCGTGATCGCCGAGGCGGATGCCCGGCGCGTCGAGCGGGTGCTGCGCAACCTCGTGGTCAACGCCGTCGAGCACGGTGAGGGCCGGGACGTCGTCGTACGGATGGGCGTGGCGCAGGGCGCGGTCGCCGTGGCCGTACGGGACTACGGGGTCGGGCTCAAGCCCGGCGAGGCGACCCGTGTCTTCAACCGGTTCTGGCGTGCCGACCCGGCGCGGGCCCGTACGACCGGCGGCACCGGCCTCGGTCTCTCGATCGCCGTCGAGGACGCCCGGCTGCACGGCGGCTGGCTCCAGGCGTGGGGCGAGCCGGGGGGCGGGTCCCAGTTCCGGCTGACCCTGCCGCGTACGGCGGACGAGCCGCTGCGCGGTTCCCCGATACCGCTGGAGCCCGAGGACTCGCGGCGCAACCGGGAGGACCGGGAGCGCGGCGAGGCGCCGACGGGCGAGAACCGGCTGGTGTCCGTACCGAACCAGTCCGGGGCGGCGGAGCGCTCGCCGCTGACCGTGCCGGGCCGCGCCGTCTCGGTGCCGCACCCGGCACCCGCCTCGGTGCACCCGGCCGCGCTGCCCGGCAACGGTGCCCGTGTGGTGGCGCGCCCGGCTCCGGAACGTTCCGGCGGCGCGGGTCTGCCGACGCAGGATTCCGACCAGGAGGACACCACTCGTGGGTACTGA
- a CDS encoding DNA-binding response regulator has product MKGRVLVVDDDTALAEMLGIVLRGEGFEPSFVADGDKALAAFREAKPDLVLLDLMLPGRDGIEVCRLIRAESGVPIVMLTAKSDTVDVVVGLESGADDYIVKPFKPKELVARIRARLRRSEEPAPEQLTIGDLVIDVAGHSVKREGQSIALTPLEFDLLVALARKPWQVFTREVLLEQVWGYRHAADTRLVNVHVQRLRSKVEKDPERPEIVVTVRGVGYKAGPS; this is encoded by the coding sequence ATGAAGGGACGCGTCCTTGTCGTCGACGACGACACCGCACTGGCCGAGATGCTCGGGATTGTGCTGCGTGGAGAAGGTTTCGAGCCGTCGTTCGTAGCGGACGGCGACAAGGCACTGGCCGCATTTCGTGAGGCCAAGCCGGACCTGGTGCTGCTCGACCTCATGCTGCCCGGAAGGGACGGCATCGAGGTGTGCAGGCTGATCAGGGCCGAGTCCGGTGTGCCGATCGTCATGCTCACTGCCAAGAGCGACACCGTCGATGTCGTGGTCGGCCTGGAATCAGGCGCCGACGACTACATCGTCAAGCCGTTCAAACCGAAGGAGTTGGTCGCCCGGATCAGGGCACGCCTGCGGCGGTCCGAAGAGCCCGCGCCGGAGCAGTTGACCATCGGTGACCTGGTCATCGACGTGGCCGGTCACTCCGTGAAGCGGGAGGGGCAGTCCATCGCCCTCACCCCGCTGGAGTTCGACCTGCTGGTCGCCCTCGCCCGCAAGCCGTGGCAGGTCTTCACCCGTGAGGTCCTGCTGGAGCAGGTCTGGGGCTACCGCCACGCGGCCGACACCCGCCTGGTGAACGTGCATGTCCAGCGGCTGCGCTCCAAGGTCGAGAAGGACCCGGAGCGGCCGGAGATCGTGGTGACCGTCCGTGGCGTCGGTTACAAGGCCGGGCCGAGCTGA